The following are encoded together in the Theileria orientalis strain Shintoku DNA, chromosome 1, complete genome genome:
- a CDS encoding P-type ATPase — MFNTVKLHKNEISCIINGINRHLLHRRINISTTSTSKLIIDAHQSCFNKSGETIAKEQFHRFSNNLKNCIFSKQEAACALRFCLDLEHFDPILFRNIIKVLEDEYFKPVLCEDLEDTSHELYNITKKNVSNTYEFMNSLSIKDKTNIVIWTWLINKETKKRTRRIKIHKRTEEIDPEKKEVYVTRRTRMVLDPIPIRARVSYIPPGKRLSNTLAFQLRESVPECSLPELCNILHIFSTPLPLSGQLNEDTMDLIAQKFSKYEVGELAKNIYSVSSFCKYASKRFLDIWSFTDPNQDRVPTRGKILYKFEKRKLDKRFINKVLESIEEYANSNIELENYKGYLDVTSDISVHLHILNNFANSDIEIPINTWEGLIVKLVSITEEQNKFEMREIGLFCDTLIKVKYTTPNTLNCARMMIKSFTISEEMLNHDYYLMSQILEVILMNGLNEGSSEIIKCVCTLALNNIERIELDNKLKLVKNLDRLSDSLNESERLELRDVDTRYSKKISVGKQTNNTEDSISNLLRNKLKSTINSDSDGSSIVKPELQDYDDIGVWYTVHKDNKGDEKDKKEKPSTDNKKENVGKDGARVPEGGDGEEPRKFNFDRWCKDDKLLISTYELNVFNAGSLLETTQLNTEGYTDYCGSEENNDRSLRQEGYSFTTPGKLIVKFLVAYTVVCQGIVLTLMCNELCIPIVSSIGYWDERARPFFVSWLVGFFTLLITFLVKNTKLGKNLFLVRVPLETCTYVKVSDHNKSSTEHDILHSTLDLIRNFIIKLKLFFNISDAIFKIPFERYKVVKHCYLPVHDSEGERYFYYHYVKYTYSEELLYFLDATHKVNGYLKNTNLVQLLDNGGLTEEESERRTEDIGYNEILVERVGFWLLLYREVSDPVFFMQLYLTIKSIFWRSYISAPIWGLTTLYTIYKKVRIIHEQQNDIYNLTTSSNEKYVTVMRDNVTKKVMTKHLAVGDIVRVENDWEVPSDMIMLRGDAIVDESSITGESIPLKRRKIDLDKYLNYDLNIYDFIHRRRARQSNSDQMSTGRESEDKGSERRDAYNFTEGEDNTEGYSDVLSENLLKSGTRVISVLGNEEMACSAVGVVIATGVFTTKGRQMKGVLFPNQFRLKYDTQLPLVFILTFIYALFCSYYQIRFLGWNMTSIFYSIGTMSQVVPVWTSTIISISQSRACQRLSKSESIYCIAPSRIAVCGKLRVMCFDKTGTLTNNKLIFNGSKYFIDNDLALLKPERILENLNILNNLDFFSNTHMKPYLISMAVATCHSLWPSDTPEQYGNNVDKSMFNCTGCHVDQYIDENGKNKRYIRSNKNKDLVMEILNTFDFDYQKKLSSVVVLLKINDESKRVVFVKGAFENLSLCCNHELENLAILSNNESSNGSYVLGLAYKVIGEEEDVTSRNTMESNLNMLSLLIFNNQVRAESRQVVQTLNEAMVRSVILTGDNIPASQYVAKKCNIIQPPNAQGERGEEDKEGDDADTADKERQYPIAVMNNNRIEWKYPYQHVDEEKLLFSEEYNEISMTGDVFDFIENNWNEILAKYGRFSTNETNNQTQFQHFLMKIRIFARLNPNQKVRVINSFKRLGIITGMCGDGTNDCLALQASHAGISLTSGATSMVSPFSSMNNKLESVIYLIREGRGSLVTCLACFKFMLLFGLMIAFVKVTLFRLSRGVMPEWGYLLIENAIMLLLSYTMALSRPSEKLRIRSPTSSLLGPLTLISVGVMFFVNISFLFMLFKLYEKLGVPTSLKYNTSQPPAAWWILSDNFEAPTVCMWLCYQVVNTALVFSFGGVFRESIVRNTYFTSVWLFINSFITYLVFTKPNRLSCLFRINCTDEVSKMTKIPVLGLLTTSARGLPFHGEHSHNVLPLKFKVRPSSKSHE, encoded by the exons atgtttaatACTGTCAAATTACACAAAAATGAAATCAGCTGTATTATAAATGGAATAAACCGTCATTTATTACATAGAAGAATTAACATTAGTACAACATCAACCTCTAAACTAATTATAGATGCACATCAATcatgttttaataaatcgGGGGAAACAATCGCAAAGGAACAATTTCATAGGTTTTCTAACAATCTTAAAAACTGTATCTTTTCAAAACAG GAAGCGGCCTGCGCACTGAGATTTTGTCTAGATTTGGAACATTTTGATCCGATTCTATTCAGAAACATAATTAAAGTGCTGGAAGATGAGTATTTTAAACCAGTTCTTTGTGAAGATTTGGAAGATACATCACACGAGCTGTATAACATAACAAAAAAGAATGTTTCAAACACATACGAGTTTATGAATTCACTATCAATCAAAGATAAAACCAACATAGTGATT tggACCTGGCTGATCAACAAGGAAACTAAAAAGAGAACCAgaagaattaaaatacataaacgCACTGAGGAGATAGACcctgagaagaaggaagtgTACGTTACGAGAAGGACGCGAATGGTTTTGGACCCAATACCAATCAGAGCAAGGGTTTCGTACATTCCACCAGGGAAAAGGTTATCGAACACACTAGCGTTTCAACTGAGGGAGTCGGTTCCAGAATGTAGTTTACCAGAGttgtgtaatattttacacatattctCAACGCCCCTGCCACTTTCCGGACAACTAAACGAGGACACAATGGACCTAATTGCACAaaaatttagtaaatatgAAGTGGGAGAGCTGGCTAAAAACATTTACAGCGTCTCCTCATTTTGTAAATACGCCTCAAAAAGGTTTCTTGACATATGGTCATTCACTGACCCTAATCAGGATAGGGTGCCAACAAGAGGGAAGATACTGtacaagtttgaaaagagAAAACTGGATAAAAGGTTTATAAACAAAGTTTTGGAATCAATAGAAGAATATGCAAACTCTAACATAGAATTGGAAAACTATAAAGGGTACCTAGATGTTACAAGTGACATTAGTGTAcacctacacattttaaacaatttcGCAAACTCAGATATAGAAATACCAATAAACACATGGGAAGGGTTGATAGTAAAGTTAGTCAGTATTACTGAAGAACAAAACAAGTTTGAAATGAGAGAAATTGGGTTATTCTGTGACACACTAATTAAGGTGAAATACACAACTCCAAACACACTAAACTGCGCAAGAATGATGATCAAATCGTTTACAATCTCGGAAGAAATGTTGAACCATGATTACTATCTAATGTCGCAAATATTAGAGGTTATATTGATGAATGGCCTTAATGAAGGATCCAGTgaaattattaaatgtgtatgcaCACTAGCCCTAAATAACATCGAAAGGATAGAATTGGACAACAA aTTAAAATTGGTGAAAAATTTGGATAGATTATCGGATAGCTTGAATGAAAGTGAAAGATTGGAACTCAG AGATGTAGACACTCGCTACtcaaaaaaaattagtgtCGGAAAGCAGACAAATAACACTGAGGATTCCATAAGTAACCTACTcagaaataaattaaaatctaCAATAAACAGTGATTCTGATGGAAGTTCAATTGTTAAACCCGAATTACAGGACTACGATGATATAGGTGTGTGGTACACAGTACACAAAGACAACAAAGGTGACGAAAAAGACAAAAAAGAGAAACCTTCCACTGATAATAAGAAAGAAAACGTAGGTAAAGATGGTGCTAGGGTCCCAGAGGGAGGAGACGGCGAAGAACCGAGGAAGTTTAACTTCGATAGATGGTGTAAGGATGATAAGCTGCTAATATCAACGTATGAGTTGAACGTATTTAACGCAGGATCACTACTG GAAACAACTCAACTCAATACAGAAGGATACACGGATTACTGCGGGTCAGAGGAGAACAACGATAGGAGTCTGCGGCAAGAGGGATACAGCTTCACGACGCCAGGGAAGCTGATAGTTAAGTTCCTGGTGGCGTACACAGTAGTGTGCCAAGGAATAGTGCTCACGCTGATGTGCAATGAGCTGTGCATACCAATCGTGTCCAGCATAGGATACTGGGACGAGAGAGCAAGGCCGTTCTTCGTATCGTGGCTGGTGGGATTCTTTACGCTGCTGATCACGTTCCTGGTGAAGAACACGAAGCTGGGAAAGAACCTGTTCCTGGTGAGAGTGCCGCTGGAAACGTGCACGTACGTCAAAGTCAGCGACCACAACAAGTCGTCGACGGAGCACGACATACTGCACAGCACTCTGGACCTGATAAGAAACTTCATAATCaagctgaagctgttcTTCAACATCTCGGACGCGATCTTCAAAATACCGTTCGAAAGGTACAAGGTGGTGAAGCACTGCTACCTGCCAGTGCACGACAGCGAGGGAGAAAGGTACTTCTACTACCACTACGTGAAGTACACCTACAGCGAGGAGCTGCTGTACTTCCTGGACGCGACGCACAAAGTCAACGggtacctgaagaacacGAACCtggtgcagctgctggacaacgGAGGGCTGACGGAGGAAGAGTCGGAGAGAAGGACGGAGGACATCGGCTACAACGAAATCCTGGTGGAAAGAGTGGGTTTCTGGCTCCTGCTCTACAGAGAGGTCTCGGACCCGGTCTTCTTCATGCAGCTGTACCTGACGATCAAGTCGATCTTCTGGAGAAGCTACATCTCGGCGCCGATTTGGGGCCTGACGACGCTGTACACGATCTACAAGAAGGTGCGAATCATACACGAGCAGCAGAACGACATATATAACCTGACGACGAGCAGCAACGAGAAGTACGTGACTGTGATGAGAGACAACGTGACGAAGAAGGTGATGACGAAGCACCTGGCGGTGGGAGACATCGTGAGGGTGGAAAACGACTGGGAAGTGCCAAGCGACATGATAATGCTGCGAGGAGACGCAATAGTGGACGAGAGCAGCATCACGGGAGAGTCGATACCgctgaaaaggaggaagatCGACCTGgacaagtacctgaactACGACCTGAACATATACGACTTCATACACAGAAGAAGAGCGCGCCAGAGCAACAGCGACCAGATGAGTACAGGGAGAGAGTCGGAGGACAAGGGAAGCGAAAGAAGAGATGCGTACAACTTCACGGAAGGCGAGGACAACACGGAAGGCTACAGCGATGTGCTCAGCGAAAACCTGCTGAAATCAGGAACCAGAGTAATATCGGTGCTGGGAAACGAGGAGATGGCATGCTCAGCAGTGGGAGTGGTTATAGCGACAGGAGTGTTCACGACGAAGGGGAGGCAGATGAAGGGAGTGCTCTTCCCGAACCAGTTCAGACTGAAGTACGACACTCAGCTGCCGCTGGTGTTCATACTGACGTTCATCTACGCACTGTTCTGCTCATACTACCAA ATACGGTTCCTCGGATGGAATATGACGTCGATATTTTATAGCATAGGAACGATGTCACAG GTGGTGCCAGTGTGGACGAGCACGATCATATCGATAAGCCAGAGTAGAGCATGTCAGAGGCTATCGAAGTCGGAGTCGATATACTGCATAGCGCCCTCGAGAATAGCAGTGTGCGGAAAGCTGAGAGTGATGTGCTTCGATAAAACAGGAACGCTAACGAACAATAAACTGATATTCAACG GATCGAAGTATTTCATTGACAATGATTTGGCATTGCTGAAACCAGAGAGGATCTTGGAAAATTTGAACATACTGAATAATTTAGACTTCTTTAGCAACACGCACATGAAGCCATACTTGATATCAATGGCAGTAGCAACATGTCACTCACTATGGCCGTCAGATACACCAGAGCAGTACGGAAATAACGTGGACAAGTC GATGTTTAATTGCACTGGGTGCCACGTAGATCAATACATAGACGAGAATGGAAAAAACAAGAGGTATATAAgaagtaataaaaacaaagacCTGG TGATGGAAATACTTAACACGTTTGACTTCGATTATCAGAAGAAGTTGTCAtcagtagtagtactgTTAAAGA TAAATGATGAGTCTAAAAGGGTGGTGTTTGTGAAGGGAGCGTTTGAAAACCTGTCTCTGTGCTGTAACCACGAGTTGGAAAATCTGGCAATACTGTCGAACAATGAGTCATCAAACGGCTCATACGTGCTGGGATTGGCATATAAGGTGAtaggagaagaagaagatgtgACCTCAAGAAACACAATGGAATCGAATTTGAATATGCTGTCGCTGCTAATATTCAACAATCAAGTGAGAGCAGAGAGTAGGCAAGTAGTGCAGACGCTTAACGAGGCAATGGTGAGGTCAGTGATATTGACGGGAGATAACATACCAGCGTCACAGTACGTGGCGAAGAAGTGTAACATAATACAACCGCCGAACGCACAAGGAGAAAGAGGGGAAGAGGACAAGGAGGGAGATGACGCAGATACTGCGGATAAG GAAAGACAATACCCGATCGCAGTGATGAATAACAACAGAATAGAGTGGAAGTACCCGTACCAGCACGTGGACGAGGAAAAGCTCCTCTTCTCAGAAGAATACAATGAGATATCGATGACAGGAGACGTGTTTGACTTCATAGAAAACAACTGGAATGAGATACTGGCGAAGTACGGAAGGTTCTCAACGAATGAAACGAACAATCAGACGCAATTTCAGCACTTTCTGATGAAGATAAGAATATTCGCAAGACTTAACCCAAAT CAAAAAGTGAGAGTGATTAACTCATTCAAGAGACTGGGGATCATTACGGGGATGTGCGGAGATGGAACGAACGATTGCTTGGCACTGCAGGCGTCGCACGCAGGAATAAGCTTAACGAGC GGAGCAACGTCAATGGTGTCGCCATTTTCGTCAATGAACAACAAACTGGAGTCAGTGATATACCTAATAAG GGAAGGAAGAGGGAGTCTAGTAACATGTTTGGCATGCTTTAAGTTCATGCTCCTGTTTGGACTCATGATAGCATTCGTAAAAGTGACGCTGTTTAGACTGAGCAGAGGAGTCATGCCGGAATGGGGATACCTACTAATAGAAAACGCAATAATGCTCCTGCTGAGTTATACAATGGCGCTATCGAG GCCAAGTGAAAAACTAAGAATAAGGTCTCCAACAAGCAGTCTGTTGGGGCCACTGACTCTGATATCAGTGGGAGTGATGTTCTTTGTGAACATATCATTCCTGTTCATGCTGTTTAAACTGTACGAGAAACTAG GAGTGCCAACGAGTTTGAAGTATAACACATCGCAACCGCCAGCAGCATGGTGGATATT GTCGGACAACTTCGAGGCGCCAACAGTGTGTATGTGGCTGTGCTACCAAGTTGTGAACACGGCACTGGTGTTCTCATTCGGAGGAGTGTTCAGAGAGTCAATAGTGAGGAACACGTACTTCACATC AGTGTGGCTGTTCATCAACTCGTTCATAACGTACCTGGTCTTCACGAAGCCGAACAGACTGTCGTGCCTGTTCAGAATCAACTGCACGGACGAGGTGTCAAAGATGACGAAGATACCGGTCTTGGGGCTGCTGACGACGAGCGCCAGGGGGCTGCCGTTCCACGGAGAGCACTCGCACAACGTGCTCCCGCTGAAGTTCAAGGTAAGACCAAGCTCAAAGTCTCACGAATGA
- a CDS encoding DEAD-box family RNA helicase, with product MSYVFIRALLLISSVYSYIVPDSVFKYRVSPCYTHPKSEERVEAIDERLLSNLKKIGINEFNETQREAIPKIMEDSSRNICILSQTGTGKTVSYLVPIIQSLLRSSEKQANTLIIVPNSILIYQVHDVIKNLVEGMPIKSKTVDDIETGDLPHVVVSSPLKLLNKFKTYNLNYKVDAFQRVRTLVLDEVDQLLVHKETLPPVCDNVHLTYTHKQPLTQIRKKTILCSSTLSSAGRRSDSKLVSQLFQNCTYVKSETLHKIPPSISINFVHYKDERERFDKLVEYLNNNKHRTLIYCNNSTAVERLYSKLIKHGKNVHILNKNVELIEQIMIATSQDKKLVVVSTDLSSRGVDFKHFKSVVHYDFPTNVIKFIHR from the exons atgTCATACGTATTTATAAGAGCACTGTTGTTGATAAGCAGCGTGTATTCATATATTGTACCAGATTCTGTGTTTAAATACAGGGTGAGTCCATGTTACACACACCCTAAGTCAGAGGAACGAGTGGAG GCAATAGATGAGCGACTATTGAGTAATCTGAAGAAGATAG GAATAAATGAGTTTAACGAGACGCAAAGAGAAGCAATTCCGAAAATAATGGAGGATTCCTCGAGAAATATATGCATATTATCTCAGACGGGTACGGGAAAGACAGTATCGTACCTGGTTCCAATAATACAGTCACTACTAAGG TCATCTGAAAAGCAGGCAAACACACTAATAATTGTGCCAAACAGCATACTAATATATCAAGTTCACGACGTGATAAAGAACTTGGTCGA AGGAATGCCGATTAAGTCAAAGACCGTCGACGATATTGAAACGGGAGACCTTCCGCACGTAGTGGTGTCATCGccgctgaagctgctgaacaagtttaaaacatataacCTCAACTACAAGGTTGACGCGTTCCAAAGGGTGAGAACCCTGGTCCTGGACGAGGTGGATCAACTGTTAGTACACAAAGAG ACATTGCCACCAGTTTGTGATAACGTACATTTAACATACACGCACAAGCAGCCACTGACGCAGATTAGGAAGAAGACGATTCTCTGCTCTAGCACGTTGTCAAGTGCCGGGAGGAGAAGCGACTCCAAGCTCGTATCGCAGCTGTTTCAGAACTGCACATACGTCAAGTCTGAAACACTCCACAAAATACCGCCCAGCATCTCAATCAATTTTGTACACTACAAAGATGAAAGGGAAAG GTTTGACAAGTTGGTGGAATATTTGAACAACAACAAACACCGCACGCTCATATACTGTAACAACTCAACGGCAGTTGAGCGCTTGTATTCTAAGCTGATAAAGCACGGCAAGaatgtacacattttgaaCAAG AATGTTGAGCTTATTGAGCAGATTATGATAGCCACAAGTCAAGACAA GAAACTCGTGGTCGTATCCACGGACTTAAGCAGCAGAGGAGTCGATTTCAAGCATTTTAAGTCAGTCGTGCACTATGACTTCCCTACCAACGTAATAAAGTTCATACACAGGTAG
- a CDS encoding DEAD-box family RNA helicase — MHICVARELRVLSTFGTRTKPIDTLYDGTRCVPYVPTDGLVAYESKFSSILPFRNSSLSDQKAKHDPSVPFLPTLPVLIEIIDRVYQLPVYELYYVGREVIVHD; from the exons ATGCATATATGTGTTGCACGTGAACTCAGGGTGCTATCAACGTTTGGCACTCGCACAAAACCAATTGATACCCTGTATGATGGTACTAGATGTGTCCCATATGTGCCTACCGA TGGTTTGGTGGCTTACGAGTCTAAATTCTCTTCAATTTTGCCCTTCAGAAACTCGTCGTTGTCCGACCAGAAGGCCAAACATGATCCTTCAGTGCCATTTCTGCCCACTCTGCCAGTCCTGATTGAAATTATTGACAGAGTTTACCAACTACCTGTGTATGAACTTTATTACGTTGGTAGGGAAGTCATAGTGCACGACTGA
- a CDS encoding 60S ribosomal protein L31 codes for MVKDKLKRKSLAPLTRDYTLHLHKMVHRVTFKRKAPTSVKKIKEFASKVMKTKDVRIDPRLNEFLWSNGIKNLPKRVRVRVSRRRNDDEDAKEPMYTLVQHIPVEDFTGLQSEVVANE; via the exons ATGGTCAAag ATAAGCTTAAGAGGAAGAGTTTGGCTCCCTTGACCAGGGACTATACCCTCCATTTGCACAAAATGGTCCATCGCGTAACGTTTAAGAGAAAGGCTCCCACGTCAGTCAAGAAGATCAAGGAGTTTGCCTCGAAGGTTATGAAAACAAAG GACGTCAGAATCGACCCCAGGCTCAACGAGTTTTTGTGGTCGAACGGCATCAAGAATCTCCCCAAGAGGGTCAGAGTCAGGGTATCGCGCAGACGcaacgacgacgaggacgcCAAGGAGCCCATGTATACGCTCGTTCAGCACATTCCAGTGGAGGACTTCACTGGGCTCCAGTCCGAGGTGGTCGCCAACGAGTAA
- a CDS encoding uncharacterized protein (protein kinase, core domain containing protein), whose amino-acid sequence MLDYTTPKNNSPWIPDYGYTQVESVSTDFGRLQSYKWHKAVGKNNEPVSIFQISLKTKDYESLSTNHQLRSVITPYDVDLAKHHFKNIKSVRHPYILKVLESHETDSYIYIVTERCYPFKNKYLSSDPTLGVSQIFSALHFLHTKCNLVYSLVNPFGVAIREDGMKLSRNWNSGSWCLYNFELVSDCNKTVNQFNNEVKNHISFNEGWRPVLQNGNLNSVHIDKWQLGAFICWTYALVSGNEERCNIKRYGFDFNSFKIFAPKNVHGLVQDLLGEGDVNLDELLNTHEYFNENITFTTMKFMSELYIKSQFEVETFFTKLPENINMIPVLTRCKQLLPEILKGINFYKSLLPLILDSVILICKSIVLQDFKRHVYPSILELFKDNDKSIRFCLLRRISELDELLDHQQVSQDMFDHFFVGFTDSSPQIRGETIKSLSYLIKKINSKQKTSCTFSLLKCVGDSEPTIRTNAIICFAKIIPFLDSESISKVLPQVWRSGLRDTFLKSKIASLESISASHTFFTPEDRAHSILPLVAGTLLDPNMDVRRLSFETMEKLLESIKAHALPGTLSTTLSIQSETYPHLHNHKLTLQLPNPLNNPQTKITGNRLMSST is encoded by the exons ATGTTAGACTACACGACTCCAAAGAACAACAGCCCCTGGATTCCTGACTATGGATATACGCAGGTGGAGAGTGTATCAACGGACTTTGGAAGGCTGCAGTCATACAAGTGGCACAAAGCAGTGGGAAAAAACAACGAACCAGTATcaatatttcaaatttCACTGAAAACTAAAGATTATGAGAGTTTGTCGACAAATCATCAATTACGTTCAGTTATCACTCCTTACGATGTTGATTTGGCTAAACATCActttaaaaacattaaatcaGTTAGACATCCGTATATTTTGAAGGTTTTGGAGTCCCATGAAACGGATTCGTACATTTACATAGTGACTGAGCGCTGTTATCCatttaaaaacaagt ATTTGTCATCTGACCCGACCCTGGGAGTAAGTCAGATATTCTCAGCTCTACACTTTTTACACACAAAGTGTAATTTGGTATATTCGCTGGTAAACCCATTCGGAGTTGCAATACGCGAAGACGGTATGAAGTTGAGTAGAAATTGGAATTCAGGATCTTGGTGCCTCTACAACTTTGAACTGGTGTCAGACTGCAATAAAACGGTAAACCAGTTCAACAATGAAGTTAAAAATCACATTTCGTTTAACGAGGGCTGGAGACCAGTTCTACAAAACGGCAACTTGAATTCAGTCCACATAGACAA ATGGCAATTGGGGGCGTTTATATGCTGGACGTATGCACTCGTTTCGGGGAACGAGGAGAGGTGTAACATAAAAAGATACGGCTTCGACTTCAACTCGTTCAAAATCTTCGCACCAAAAAACGTACACGGACTCGTGCAG GATCTGCTGGGCGAGGGCGACGTGAACCTGGATGAGCTGCTAAACACGCACGAGTATTTCAACGAAAACATCACATTTACGACCATGAAGTTCATGTCTGAGCTGTACATTAAATCGCAATTCGAAGTGGAAACGTTTTTCACGAAGCTGCCTGAGAATATAAACATGATACCAGTGTTAACAAGA TGTAAACAACTGTTGCCTGAAATACTTAAGGGCATAAATTTCTACAAGTCATTGCTGCCGCTGATATTGGACTCagtgattttaatttgtaagtCGATAGTCCTCCAGGATTTTAAGAGGCACGTGTACCCGTCAATACTAGAGTTATTCAAAGATAACGACAAGTCAATCAG ATTCTGCCTTTTGAGGAGAATCAGTGAGTTGGACGAGCTGCTCGACCACCAGCAAGTCTCACAAGACATGTTCGACCACTTCTTCGTCGGATTCACAGACTCGTCGCCGCAAATCAGAGGCGAGACCATAAAGTCACTCTCGTACCTGATCAAGAAGATCAACTCTAAGCAGAAGACGAGCTGCACGTtctcgctgctgaagtGCGTTGGCGACTCTGAGCCCACAATAAGAACTAACGCGATCATATGTTTCGCGAAGATAATTCCCTTTCTCGACTCAGAGTCGATATCGAAGGTGCTGCCTCAGGTGTGGAGGAGCGGCCTCCGCGACACGTTCCTCAAGTCAAAAATCGCATCCCTCGAG TCAATCTCCGCATCGCACACCTTCTTCACCCCTGAGGACAGGGCGCACTCGATTCTCCCCCTGGTCGCCGGGACTCTGCTCGACCCTAACATGGACGTGCGAAGGCTGTCGTTTGAGACCATGGAAAAGCTCCTCGAGTCCATAAAGGCGCACGCACTGCCAGGTACGTTGTCCACCACCCTGTCTATCCAATCGGAAACTTATCCACACTTACATAACCACAAATTAACCTTACAGCTCCCGAACCCGTTAAACAACCCTCAAACGAAGATAACTGGTAACAGACTAATGTCCTCAACCTAG
- a CDS encoding actin depolymerizing factor, translating into MESGIRVSDDAVSKYNLMKLKKVKTKYMVLKVTGVHVNVENEGEGGVDDLLGVLPTNECAFVVFDKGQTLVLFMYAPSGATTQSRTVYSTTKQTVENALSGVKLYRNLVEDHDEVKEALK; encoded by the exons ATGGAAAGCGGAATCAGGGTCTCAGACGACGCCGTCAGCAAGTACAACCTCATGAAGCTCAAGAAGGTGAAGACGAAGTACATGGTCCTCAAGGTCACCGGTGTACACGTCAACGTGGAAAACGAGGGCGAGGGCGGTGTGGACGATCTTTTGGGCGTTCTGCCCACAAACGAGTGTGCGTTCGTAGTGTTCGACAAAG gCCAAACTTTAGTTCTCTTCATGTACGCCCCCAGTGGAGCCACCACTCAGTCCAGGACAGTGTACTCGACCACTAAACAGACGGTCGAGAACGCTCTTTCTGGAGTGAAGTTGTACAGGAACCTCGTCGAGGACCACGACGAGGTGAAGGAAGCCCTCAAGTAA
- a CDS encoding prefoldin subunit 3, whose protein sequence is MRYSGLITSNESRSSVPEAKYIDNIEKFVADKNPAELTEIAKELLSKYRFMEKSTNSKLLVISEKIPELKDALATLEMLLKKKESGDKSSLSTYFKISDTLYSEANVPYTESAFLWLGANTMVEYPLEDAIKLLTEQHNGIEVLIQEMNTELDWIKKQITCTEINVARLHNFTVMKNSENKPNTTTVT, encoded by the exons ATGCGGTATTCTGGTTTAATAACTTCCAATGAGAGCCGTTCTTCGGTTCCAGAAgcaaaatatata GACAACATTGAGAAATTTGTCGCTGATAAGAATCCTGCCGAACTCACTGAGATCGCAAAAGAGCTACTTTC tAAGTATCGCTTCATGGAAAAATCCACTAATTCCAAATTGCTGGTAATTAGTGAGAAGATTCCTGAACTTAAGGACGCCCTGGCTACACTCGAGATGCTGTTGAAAAAGAAG GAATCCGGTGATAAATCGAGTCTTtctacatattttaaaatttctgACACTTTATATTCCGAAGCGAATGTTCCATACACAGAATCAGCCTTCCTATGGCTCGGG GCCAACACAATGGTTGAATATCCACTTGAAGATGCTATTAAGCTACTTACTGAGCAGCACAATGGGATTGAAGTATTGATTCAAGAAATG AATACTGAATTGGATTGGATAAAGAAGCAAATAACATGTACTGAGATAAACGTTGCAAGGCTACATAACTTCACGGTGATGAAGAATTCCGAAAATAAGCCTAACACTACGActgtaacataa
- a CDS encoding vesicular cargo protein codes for MVDKTQMIDVFNKYTDSNDLLKGRMYIKMFKEANLAKLPSEVNRLDLIFAKYKSKSSGINYETFLKSLDDVGKKLNCSKSEIEAKLSDLTGPIYTGTQPDPVRFHDDKSLYTGVHVHGGPSVIDLPKKTEAV; via the exons ATGGTTgataaaacacaaatgatAGATGTTTTCAACAAATATACAGACTCCAATGACCTCCTTAAGGGTAgaatgtatattaaaatgttcaaAGAAGCCAACCTTGCGAAATTGCCCTCAGAAGTTAACAGATTGGACCTAATTTTTGCCAAATATAAGTCAAAA TCCTCTGGAATCAACTACGAGACCTTTCTCAAATCACTCGATGACGTCGGAAAAAAGCTCAACTGTTCTAAATCTGAAATTGAGGCGAAACTCTCCGATTTAACAGGGCCGATCTACACCGGAACTCAACCTGACCCTGTGAGATTCCATGACGATAAGAGCCTGTATACCGGAGTCCACGTGCACGGAGGACCGAGCGTCATCGATTTACCAAAGAAAACAGAAGCAGTTTAA